A region of the Lathamus discolor isolate bLatDis1 chromosome 12, bLatDis1.hap1, whole genome shotgun sequence genome:
GAGTTTCTGATACAATAATATTGCACATTCAAGCACGTAACATTCCCTAGGGAGCAGGAGCTTGGCAAAAGATGTCTGTGAGGAATGGTTATTCAGtagctggttttttttcccaaaccaTTCCTTCAAGGAGCAAATATAAACACCATCAAACAGAAATTCAGCATCACTCATCTGACAGTGGCTACTGCCCCATCTGGCTGGCTAATTCTCACACAATGACAATTCGAATCGCTAAGACGAGCACCGCCTTCACACAGTTAGATAAATCAGAGCAGTAACATCAGATATAAACCCTCACACCGCAGTGATCAGTCCTTACAGGGTACAGGTGTGTCCCCCGACGATTTGCCCAAGGAGGAGCCAAATTTGATCGCGATTTGCCTCATTTTCTCCAAGTCGCCGTTTTCTTCCGCCTCCAGATACTCCTTCTGCGCCCGCAACATCGCCACGTCAGGGAAGAAGTCTCGCTGAATGATCTTCTCCAGACGCTGCAAGCACAGGCACAGCTGCGGGGCCGCGCCGGGACACCTCGGGGCGCCGGCAGTGCCCGGGACGGGCCGCATCCCGTCGGGCGGCCGCAGAGCTGCCTCGGCCCAGGCCCAACCGCAGCCCCGGTAACAGCGGGACCCGCCGCGCAAGGCCCAGGCGCCGGGAGGGCTTACCTCGATGTAGGTCTCCTCATCCAGGATCATCTTCGGGCGCCTGGAGGCCGGCGGGGTCGCGCCGTCGCCCCTGCCCGCGGCCGGCACCACGGCACGGGCGGAGGCGGCCGGAGCCGCCGCTTGCTCCAtggcgccgggccgggcccgcaGCAGCAGGCCCACACCGCCCGCAGCCGCCGTCGCAACCGCGACGCGCCGTGACGTCACACCGCCGCGCCACAGGAAGCCGGAACACCCCGCACCCGTCAGCCCGCCCAAGGAAGAGACGCACGGAGGGGTGCTCGCGGCGGCCAGCGCGCCCCCTGCCGGCAGGGAGGACCCGCCCGGTGTCTGCCCGTGATACCGGAGCTGGCGGGTTGCGCCGGGCCGCGGAGCCCTCCGCCCACAGCCCCCGGGGGGGGCGCCCGCTGGTCTCGCTGCCGCGGGTGTGCTTGGCCCTAGGCAGCGGCGCGGGGGGGAGCAGGGCGCCCGCTGTGCCGGCCCCGCTCCTCCGCTGCCGCCGGCCGCAGGGGCCCGGTGCCGCTGTCGCGGATCAGGCCGCCCGTGCGGTGCGCTCAGCcccaggaggagctgcaggtgcCGTCGGGGTGCTGGAGTAGGAAACGTTCATCCGCAGGGTGCGTTGCACGGGTACAGCAGGGAAACGAGCACCGATACTGCCCGCAGCGAGCGAGACGGGAGAGGAGCCTCCCCTCCTCCGGAAGCACGCACACCGAACACGGGCATCGCTCTGGCCCCTGCACGGGCTTTGGAAGTGGTTTCTGCTTGAGCATCTGGGGGTCATGCCTGCCACGTGGTTTGGGAGAGAAACTGGGATGTGAATGTGCTGTGTCTGCTTTTACCCGTGCTCCTCCTCTGGGAATCACAGATTCCCTTTTGCCTCATTAGTCCCCCTCGGGTCACCCCTACAGAACCTGTCACCTATGGGAAAGGGGTGCCCTGGGCGCTCAGCTGCCGAGGTGCAGCCGGTGACCGCTAGCAGCTCCCCTCGGGGGACTTCCTGCTGCCTTGAAGGATCAGTGCCGAGGCGGACGCCCTCTTCTGATGCCGCCACTTGGCCCGACGGTTTTTAAACCACACCTGTAAAGCGCAAAGCAAGAAAAGAGCTTTCACACCCCAGGTGTTGCTTGgaagggaggcagcagcttACACCCTTGGGCTGTGCAGCATGAGCTGCAGCACACCGTAATACACCCCCCAGTATAAGGGTTTGGTACAGAATGTAATGAGCCTCTCCCCTGCGAGCTTGCTCAGTACATGTAAGGGGGACAAGAGAGCTGGGATCGCCCCAGCAAATTCAGAAGTCACCCAGATCACATAAATAAGGAGTAAACACTTCAGTGAGGGGATGAGCTGCACTGGGCCTGTGTGTGTTTATACAGGTGATTCTAGGGGAGAGGGCACGCGTGAGTTTCTGGGGCCAGATACCTGAACAAACCAGCCCAGCGAACTGTTTCCTATTGCTCTATCGTTTGCCAGACCTAAACAGTGTTTTGTCAAATACCCAACAACGGTTTTTAAACTGAGGCCCTGGGTGTGCACCTCCAGCAAAAGACAGTGCAATGCCCTGGTCTGTGTTCCTGGGGGCAAACAGCACCTCACCGGCAGGCAGGATCTCACCTCTACCCTCTCCTCCTTCAGGTGAATGCGGTTTGCGAGGTGCTCGCGGGTGATGACATCCGGGTACTGGTTCTGATGGAACAGCGTCTCCAGGGCCTGCAGCTGCTCCTCGGTGAATATGGTGCGGTGCCGGCGCGTCCGGCGCTGGATCTggtggcagctctgcagctcggCCGGGTTCCCCTGGGGACTCTTACAGACCCTGGCTGCCGAGGGGAAGAGCCGCATGGGCCACGGGAAGCGGGTGTCTGCAAGGGGAGAGGTACCGCAGCAGTGTTAGGTATGGGGGGCTGAAACACATCTTCCTCAAGGCAGTTCGGGCACAAGTTCACCCACACGTCTTGTTCGGAAGGAGGCAGCCAGCGTGGGTGACAAGCTGTGTGATCACCATGCAAGCGAGAGAAGGGCTTAGGGCATCGCTTTTAGGCAGCAGAACCATGGAGCCCCGCACTCCGCAGAGAACTTCCACCCCTAGAAGCATCATATCTCAAGTGTTTTACACTAAACCAGTTATATCAAGTAATAGCACCTGCTGCCTTTCAAACCTTGGTAGCATTGCAGGTAAAAGTGCCTGCTCtttggagctcagctcctggagctgggatCTGAGACCACCGTGGAGGCAGGTCAGATGCTGTATTGTGACTCAGTGCCCAGGTTTTCCCCTGCACGTGGTTCTGGTACCAGTGCCTCCACAAGCCCAATGCCATGAATAGAACTCAAACACTCACCCAGCCAGCTTGGGGAGTCCTGCAGGGAACGGGTGCTCGtgtgagaacagcagcagcagttgcagCCTGTTCCTTccagctcttcctcttcttcctcctcctcctcctgcagggagctggctgGGATGGTCTCCAGCTCACACAGCCCCCTGGGT
Encoded here:
- the GSC2 gene encoding homeobox protein goosecoid-2, whose translation is MSSGPGSDASADKRGVKKPCSFSIEDILSSPAEKKPKVLVPLCLRSILDCTPRGLCELETIPASSLQEEEEEEEEELEGTGCNCCCCSHTSTRSLQDSPSWLDTRFPWPMRLFPSAARVCKSPQGNPAELQSCHQIQRRTRRHRTIFTEEQLQALETLFHQNQYPDVITREHLANRIHLKEERVEVWFKNRRAKWRHQKRASASALILQGSRKSPEGSC